One window of the Bos indicus isolate NIAB-ARS_2022 breed Sahiwal x Tharparkar chromosome 15, NIAB-ARS_B.indTharparkar_mat_pri_1.0, whole genome shotgun sequence genome contains the following:
- the LOC109569157 gene encoding olfactory receptor 5B3-like encodes MENTTEVTQFILLGLTSTKNLQVPLFIIFILIYLVNVVGNMGIILLVLLDSHLHTPMYFFLSNLSLVDFGYSTAVIPTVLAGFLKGHGVISYNVCAAQMFFFAAFATTENFLLAAMAYDRYAAVCTPLRYTATMTTSMCAGLSTGPCVCGFLNASIHVGITFSLSFCGPNVIHHFFCDVPAVMVLSCSDRYVGEMVLVYVASFNIFFALLVILISYIFIFITILKMHSSAGYQKALSTCASHLTAVSIFYSTVITMYLQPSSRHSMDTDKIASVFYTMIIPMLNPLVYSLRNKEVKSAFKKMIAKARLSLRLSF; translated from the coding sequence ATGGAGAACACGACCGAAGTGACACAGTTCATTCTCCTAGGACTAACCAGCACCAAAAATCTGCAAGTTCCCCTCTTTATAATATTCATTCTCATTTACTTGGTCAATGTGGTTGGAAACATGGGCATCATCCTGCTGGTGCTCCTGGACTCGCATCTCCACAcgcccatgtactttttcctcagtAACCTGTCTCTGGTGGACTTTGGTTACTCCACAGCTGTCATTCCCACAGTCCTGGCTGGATTCCTGAAAGGCCACGGGGTCATCTCCTATAATGTGTGTGCTGCTCAGATGTTCTTCTTTGCAGCCTTTGCCACTACGGAAAATTTCCTCTTGGCAgcaatggcctatgaccgctatgcaGCAGTGTGCACGCCCCTCCGTTACACCGCAACTATGACGACAAGCATGTGTGCTGGTCTGTCCACAGGCCCCTGTGTCTGTGGCTTCCTGAATGCCTCCATCCATGTTGGAATCACCTTCAGTCTCTCTTTCTGTGGGCCCAATGTGATCCACCACTTTTTCTGTGATGTTCCAGCAGTCATGGTTCTCTCTTGCTCAGATAGGTATGTTGGTGAGATGGTTCTTGTTTATGTAGCCAGTTTCAACATCTTCTTTGCTCTCCTGGTTATCTTAATATCatacatattcatatttattacCATTCTGAAGATGCACTCCTCTGCAGGATACCAGAAGGCTTTATCCACCTGTGCCTCCCACCTCACAGCAGTCTCCATCTTCTATAGTACGGTTATCACGATGTACTTACAGCCCAGCTCCAGGCATTCCATGGACACTGACAAAATTGCGTCTGTGTTCTATACCATGAtcatccccatgctgaaccctttGGTCTATAGTCTGAGGAACAAGGAGGTTAAGAGTGCTTTCAAGAAGATGATTGCGAAGGCAAGATTGTCTCTAAGATTgtcattttaa